A stretch of Myceligenerans xiligouense DNA encodes these proteins:
- a CDS encoding SigE family RNA polymerase sigma factor — MSLVEDSAEYGMPGDGMPEGVAAAQGAAASSRGSARRAGAAPVGVEPVDAGPVGTGPADQRQEHDGRDAVQGPVDHRDRSGDAVASGRVGAQIRHAAARGSARRPESERATAGGAQVTDKNAEFTEFMRSARDPLHRMAFLLCGDRHRAEELTQQTFERCYRHWHKARQGEPLVYARRILANLRIDTWRRTRREVLAGPEDLLNAPAAGSESPRAGSVATPATRTVEDRDAVVRALLQLPLKQRRVVVMRHLLDLSETEVSRELGMPLGTVKSTASRGLTQLRTILEARGGAR; from the coding sequence GTGAGCCTCGTCGAGGACTCGGCGGAGTACGGCATGCCCGGGGACGGCATGCCGGAGGGAGTTGCCGCCGCGCAGGGGGCGGCGGCATCCTCCCGTGGTTCGGCACGAAGGGCGGGCGCCGCGCCCGTCGGAGTGGAGCCGGTCGATGCCGGACCGGTCGGTACCGGCCCGGCCGACCAGCGACAAGAGCACGACGGACGCGATGCCGTCCAGGGCCCCGTCGACCATCGCGACAGGTCAGGGGATGCCGTAGCCTCGGGCCGCGTGGGTGCCCAGATCCGCCATGCGGCAGCGCGCGGCAGCGCGCGACGACCGGAATCCGAACGCGCGACCGCTGGAGGTGCGCAGGTCACGGACAAGAACGCGGAGTTCACGGAGTTCATGCGCTCCGCCCGTGACCCACTGCACCGGATGGCCTTCCTGCTCTGCGGCGACCGGCACCGTGCCGAGGAGCTGACGCAGCAGACGTTCGAGCGCTGCTACCGCCACTGGCACAAGGCGCGCCAGGGCGAGCCGCTCGTCTACGCGCGACGCATCCTCGCGAACCTGCGTATCGACACCTGGCGTCGCACGCGCCGCGAGGTGCTCGCGGGGCCCGAGGACCTGCTGAACGCGCCCGCGGCCGGGAGCGAGAGCCCGCGCGCCGGATCGGTCGCCACGCCGGCCACCCGCACGGTCGAGGACCGCGACGCCGTGGTTCGCGCACTGCTCCAGCTACCGCTGAAACAGCGCAGGGTCGTCGTGATGCGGCACCTGCTCGACCTGTCGGAGACCGAGGTGTCCCGCGAGCTGGGCATGCCGCTCGGCACGGTGAAGTCGACGGCGTCACGCGGGCTCACCCAGTTGCGCACGATCCTGGAAGCACGGGGAGGTGCCCGATGA
- a CDS encoding STAS domain-containing protein — protein sequence MDPLPSSSDPASEPGRPGSGIACRHVYEGSILTLWGEVDAQLREAASQAMASLASRPDPAPVIVDARDVTFIDSSGVAFILQVFVLGEETGSTVTLREPSAEVMRVLDMVGISERLLMEEKATA from the coding sequence ATGGATCCTCTCCCGAGCTCTTCCGACCCCGCCTCGGAGCCCGGACGCCCCGGCTCCGGGATCGCCTGCCGACATGTGTACGAGGGCTCGATCCTCACCCTGTGGGGCGAGGTCGACGCCCAGCTCCGGGAGGCCGCCAGCCAGGCCATGGCCTCCCTCGCCTCCCGCCCTGATCCCGCGCCGGTGATCGTCGACGCGCGCGACGTCACCTTCATCGACTCCTCCGGGGTCGCGTTCATCCTCCAGGTCTTCGTTCTCGGCGAGGAGACAGGGTCGACGGTGACCCTGCGCGAGCCCTCGGCGGAGGTCATGCGAGTCCTCGACATGGTCGGGATCTCGGAACGCCTGCTCATGGAGGAAAAGGCGACCGCGTGA
- a CDS encoding D-arabinono-1,4-lactone oxidase produces MSNDVSVNWAGNLTYSASAVARPGTPQELSDLIRGTDRVKALGSRHSFCDVADTTGTHVLLDAYDDGRPAVVVDPGSGVASLRAGLLYGQAGAALLGQGRALRTMASLPHISLAGAIATATHGSGDANGCLASDVVGLEIVTADGGTRTLRRGDADFPGAVVGLGALGVVTRVEMATDAAFQVSQDVVVDLPWEALLTDLDAITGAAYSVSAFTRWGDDTVSQVWLKSRVDDPSHRPGGDATTGAGRRPAREVLLDLGARDAPGPMHPLAGEDPAASTVQGGVAGPAHERLPHFRAEHTPSTGAELQSEYLVPRERAAEAIDAMRGLGAKVRPLLFAGEIRTVAGDDLWLSPFDGDTLALHFTWKPDGDAVRAVLRDLEAALLPLGARPHWGKIFVASPSDVAAMFPRFADFAALANRMDPQGKFRGGYLTRLLPA; encoded by the coding sequence GTGAGCAACGACGTCAGCGTGAACTGGGCAGGCAACCTCACCTATTCGGCGAGTGCGGTCGCGCGGCCCGGCACGCCGCAGGAACTCTCGGACCTGATCCGTGGCACGGACCGGGTCAAGGCGCTCGGCTCGCGGCACTCGTTCTGCGACGTCGCGGACACCACCGGCACGCACGTCCTGCTCGACGCGTACGACGACGGGCGCCCGGCCGTCGTCGTCGACCCCGGCAGCGGCGTGGCGTCGCTGCGCGCGGGGTTGCTGTACGGCCAGGCGGGTGCGGCACTGCTGGGGCAGGGCCGGGCGCTGCGCACGATGGCGTCGCTCCCGCACATCTCGCTGGCGGGTGCGATCGCCACGGCGACCCACGGCTCGGGCGACGCGAACGGGTGCCTCGCGAGCGACGTCGTCGGGCTGGAGATCGTCACCGCCGACGGCGGGACGCGCACCCTGCGTCGCGGCGACGCGGACTTCCCGGGCGCCGTCGTCGGCCTCGGAGCGCTCGGTGTCGTGACCCGCGTCGAGATGGCCACCGACGCGGCGTTCCAGGTGAGCCAGGACGTCGTCGTCGATCTGCCCTGGGAGGCGCTGCTCACCGACCTCGACGCGATCACCGGCGCCGCGTACTCGGTCAGCGCGTTCACCCGCTGGGGTGACGACACCGTCTCCCAGGTCTGGCTGAAGTCGCGGGTGGATGACCCGTCGCACCGGCCGGGCGGAGACGCCACGACCGGCGCGGGGCGCCGACCCGCCCGGGAGGTCCTGCTCGACCTGGGCGCCCGTGACGCCCCTGGTCCGATGCACCCGCTGGCGGGCGAGGACCCGGCCGCGAGCACCGTCCAAGGCGGCGTGGCGGGCCCCGCGCACGAGCGGCTCCCGCACTTCCGCGCGGAGCACACGCCGTCGACCGGTGCCGAGCTCCAGTCCGAGTACCTCGTGCCGCGCGAACGTGCGGCCGAGGCGATCGATGCGATGCGGGGCCTCGGCGCCAAGGTGCGGCCACTGCTGTTCGCCGGCGAGATCCGGACCGTCGCCGGTGACGACCTGTGGCTCAGCCCGTTCGACGGCGACACCCTCGCTCTGCACTTCACCTGGAAGCCGGACGGCGACGCGGTCCGGGCCGTGCTGCGCGACCTGGAGGCGGCACTGCTCCCGCTGGGCGCCCGACCGCACTGGGGCAAGATCTTCGTCGCGTCACCGAGCGACGTCGCGGCGATGTTCCCGCGCTTCGCGGACTTCGCGGCCCTGGCGAACCGGATGGATCCGCAGGGCAAGTTCCGCGGCGGCTATCTCACCCGGCTCCTGCCCGCGTAG
- a CDS encoding response regulator transcription factor, translating into MPRVLVVDDDRTVAEVVVAYLERAGIDADHAADGHAALASAAATPPDAVVLDLMLPGIDGLEVCRRLRGMRPDLPVLMLTARGEEEDRVLGLEIGADDYVTKPFSARELTLRVQALLRRAAGPGHLRRPDRETAPTIGGRDVPRTPPDASRAGAGRDTTAGRATTSSDGEVLRDGDLVLDAGAHRVIRGGRELSLTTREFDLLRWFLCHPGQVHDRPGLMREVWGWEFGDQSTVTVHVRRLREKVETDPSKPERLVTVFGVGYRWDPAPVHPPAVAAPEDSPWTT; encoded by the coding sequence ATGCCCCGAGTTCTGGTCGTCGACGACGACCGCACCGTCGCCGAGGTGGTCGTCGCCTACCTGGAGCGCGCCGGGATCGACGCGGACCATGCCGCCGACGGGCACGCCGCCCTGGCCTCCGCGGCCGCGACGCCGCCCGACGCCGTCGTGCTCGACCTCATGCTGCCCGGGATCGACGGGCTCGAGGTCTGCCGCCGCCTGCGAGGGATGCGGCCCGATCTCCCGGTGCTCATGCTCACCGCGCGCGGTGAGGAGGAGGACCGCGTCCTCGGCCTGGAGATCGGCGCCGACGACTACGTGACCAAACCCTTCAGCGCCCGCGAGCTCACACTGCGCGTCCAGGCTCTCCTCCGCCGCGCGGCCGGACCGGGCCACCTCCGCCGTCCGGACCGGGAGACGGCGCCGACGATCGGCGGCCGGGACGTGCCTCGCACTCCCCCGGACGCCTCCCGGGCGGGCGCGGGGCGCGACACCACGGCCGGGCGCGCGACGACGTCGTCGGACGGCGAGGTCCTGCGGGACGGGGACCTCGTGCTCGATGCCGGGGCGCACCGGGTGATCCGCGGCGGACGGGAGCTCTCGCTCACCACGCGGGAGTTCGATCTGTTGCGCTGGTTCCTGTGCCATCCCGGTCAGGTGCACGACCGTCCCGGCCTCATGCGTGAGGTCTGGGGCTGGGAGTTCGGCGACCAGTCCACCGTGACCGTGCACGTCCGCCGACTGCGCGAGAAGGTCGAGACGGACCCCTCGAAACCCGAACGACTGGTCACGGTGTTCGGCGTGGGCTACCGCTGGGACCCGGCGCCGGTGCACCCGCCGGCGGTGGCGGCGCCCGAGGACTCCCCGTGGACGACGTGA
- a CDS encoding DUF2087 domain-containing protein produces MSTDSSGAGTGAVGDPRRFLHDGRLETLPRRRRDKIAVTRYIATRALPVLLEPVGERELTDRLARLARDPVGLRRAMVDLGLVTRTRDGSEYWRTERTEYEDQDADAVVLATRVLEQELDQTSEES; encoded by the coding sequence ATGAGTACTGATTCTTCCGGTGCCGGGACGGGCGCCGTCGGCGATCCGCGGCGCTTCCTTCACGACGGGCGTCTCGAGACGCTGCCGCGTCGCCGTCGCGACAAGATCGCGGTCACGCGGTACATCGCGACACGGGCGCTCCCGGTTCTCCTGGAGCCGGTGGGCGAGCGGGAACTCACGGATCGCCTGGCCCGTCTCGCGCGCGATCCGGTCGGACTGCGCAGGGCGATGGTCGATCTCGGGCTCGTGACGCGCACGCGCGACGGCTCCGAGTACTGGCGCACCGAACGCACGGAGTACGAGGACCAGGACGCGGACGCTGTAGTGCTGGCGACCCGAGTCCTTGAGCAAGAACTTGACCAAACTTCGGAGGAATCATAA
- a CDS encoding sodium-dependent transporter has protein sequence MSTQISPEARPREEWTGQVGFILSAIGSAVGLGNIWRFPGVAYENGGGAFLVPYLIALITAGVPILYLDYAIGHRFRGSAPLAMRRISRWFETLGWYQVAICLAIAVYYTAVIAWALSFFWYSFDLRWGDDTTTFFLVDYLQVADVGGADPWFTLDFVPAVLIPLVLVWVVAIIVLSAGVARGVQRVNLLFMPLLLVAFGVLVVRSLFLPGATDGLNALFTPNWAALGDADVWIAAYGQIFFSLSIAFGIMITYASYRRRRGNLTSPGLVVAFANSGFELFAGIGVFAALGFLAGQEGVAFGELEGITGPILSFVTFPALVSQMPAGALFGALFFGSLVMAGFTSLVSILQVVSAAFQEKLSISRRQAAFGIGGVAGVISVLGFSTTTGLIALDTLDNWANNVGIVSAAVAMCVLVIWVARRGRELRFHLNSVSTLQVGGWWTFFVGVLAPLVLGWMLVSRIQTLLVEGYEGYATWYLGVVGWGAIAAFVVFAVVLTLTPWRSPVDVYAPWPRYDRSHTPPARGGKEGAA, from the coding sequence ATGAGTACACAGATTTCACCCGAGGCAAGGCCGCGAGAGGAGTGGACCGGACAGGTCGGCTTCATCCTGTCGGCGATCGGGTCGGCGGTCGGGCTGGGGAACATCTGGCGGTTCCCCGGCGTGGCCTACGAGAACGGTGGCGGGGCATTCCTCGTGCCGTACCTGATCGCCCTCATCACGGCCGGCGTCCCGATCCTGTACCTCGACTACGCGATCGGGCACCGGTTCCGCGGTTCCGCCCCGCTGGCGATGCGCCGGATCAGCCGCTGGTTCGAGACCCTCGGCTGGTACCAGGTGGCGATCTGCCTCGCGATCGCCGTGTACTACACGGCGGTGATCGCGTGGGCACTGAGCTTCTTCTGGTATTCCTTCGACCTGCGCTGGGGCGACGACACCACGACCTTCTTCCTGGTCGACTACCTCCAGGTGGCCGACGTCGGTGGCGCCGACCCGTGGTTCACCCTCGACTTCGTGCCCGCGGTGCTGATCCCGCTCGTCCTGGTCTGGGTCGTGGCGATCATCGTGCTTTCGGCCGGGGTCGCGCGCGGCGTGCAGCGGGTGAACCTCCTGTTCATGCCGCTGCTGCTCGTCGCGTTCGGTGTCCTGGTGGTCCGCTCCCTGTTCCTCCCGGGGGCCACGGACGGCCTGAACGCCCTGTTCACGCCGAACTGGGCCGCGCTCGGGGACGCCGACGTGTGGATCGCGGCATACGGCCAGATCTTCTTCTCGCTGTCGATCGCGTTCGGGATCATGATCACGTACGCGTCCTACCGCAGGCGGCGCGGGAACCTCACGTCGCCGGGCCTGGTGGTCGCGTTCGCCAACTCCGGGTTCGAGCTCTTCGCCGGGATCGGGGTGTTCGCCGCGCTCGGCTTCCTCGCCGGGCAGGAGGGCGTGGCGTTCGGGGAACTCGAGGGGATCACGGGACCGATCCTGTCGTTCGTGACGTTCCCCGCGCTGGTCTCCCAGATGCCCGCCGGCGCGCTGTTCGGCGCGCTGTTCTTCGGGTCGCTGGTGATGGCCGGGTTCACGTCGCTGGTGTCGATCCTGCAGGTCGTCTCGGCCGCGTTCCAGGAGAAGCTGTCGATCTCCCGGCGCCAGGCGGCGTTCGGGATCGGCGGCGTCGCGGGAGTGATCTCCGTGCTCGGCTTCTCGACGACGACCGGTCTGATCGCGCTCGACACACTGGACAACTGGGCCAACAACGTCGGGATCGTCTCGGCCGCGGTCGCGATGTGCGTGCTGGTGATCTGGGTGGCGCGACGGGGCAGGGAACTGCGGTTCCACCTGAACTCGGTGTCGACGCTGCAGGTCGGGGGCTGGTGGACGTTCTTCGTCGGGGTACTGGCGCCGCTGGTGCTCGGCTGGATGCTCGTGTCACGGATCCAGACGCTGCTCGTCGAGGGGTACGAGGGGTATGCGACCTGGTACCTCGGTGTCGTGGGCTGGGGGGCGATCGCCGCGTTCGTGGTGTTCGCCGTGGTGCTCACCCTCACGCCCTGGAGGTCACCGGTGGACGTCTACGCCCCGTGGCCGCGCTACGACAGGAGCCACACGCCGCCGGCGCGCGGCGGGAAGGAAGGTGCGGCATGA
- a CDS encoding excalibur calcium-binding domain-containing protein, with protein MAVRFNPPPGWQVPPGFRPDASWVPDPSWPPAPPGWEYWIREPNPAPPAPPAPAAPAGPPAAPSGTGNPPSAGQDSTRIIAPAERAPHASPVDELTVRRVPDDAAGTRAPDEPTVSLPAEGPGPGRPGTDETMVHPVPVGDGPAPREDTSTMALQAVPGTGAPAPLTPGPPGPPPGQAPPGSPLPPGMPGGPGFGGYGAPPGPGAPGPGGPGGPGMLPPEGQAPKSSVAAMGQNLLGSIKSLGTRSRAHEPAPVPPGPATPMPPGAGVHGPGGRPPAGRPGGTPGGAKPPGTPLLIGVGIAGAALGVIIGVVVTAGLQADANQAITNAEQIQAEVAAEREQLDQDLAQLKEQRNEVAKREQELSKRETELTKNERELNEQREQQQQEQQENEEEWEEENNGNGNDGFQFFFTCDDVRAAGRAPLPDSDPSYRWDLDRNGNGLACEDGE; from the coding sequence ATGGCCGTGCGCTTCAACCCGCCCCCGGGTTGGCAAGTGCCCCCGGGATTCCGACCCGACGCCAGCTGGGTGCCCGACCCGTCCTGGCCCCCGGCCCCACCCGGCTGGGAGTACTGGATCCGCGAGCCGAACCCCGCACCACCGGCGCCACCCGCCCCGGCAGCCCCTGCCGGGCCGCCCGCCGCGCCGTCGGGCACCGGCAACCCGCCGTCGGCCGGCCAGGACTCCACGCGGATCATCGCGCCGGCCGAACGGGCCCCGCACGCCTCTCCCGTCGACGAGCTGACCGTCCGCCGGGTGCCCGACGACGCCGCGGGCACGCGCGCACCCGACGAGCCGACCGTCTCCCTGCCCGCCGAGGGCCCCGGGCCGGGCCGGCCGGGGACCGACGAGACGATGGTCCACCCGGTGCCGGTCGGCGACGGCCCCGCACCGCGCGAGGACACCAGCACGATGGCGCTCCAGGCCGTGCCTGGCACCGGCGCGCCGGCACCCCTCACGCCGGGCCCGCCCGGGCCACCGCCCGGCCAGGCGCCTCCCGGTTCCCCTCTGCCCCCCGGAATGCCCGGCGGCCCGGGCTTCGGGGGCTACGGCGCACCCCCGGGCCCGGGCGCTCCGGGCCCAGGGGGACCCGGCGGCCCTGGCATGCTGCCGCCCGAGGGGCAGGCACCGAAGAGTTCCGTGGCCGCGATGGGCCAGAACCTGCTCGGCTCGATCAAGAGCCTCGGCACCAGGTCACGCGCGCACGAGCCCGCGCCGGTGCCCCCCGGCCCGGCCACGCCGATGCCTCCCGGTGCCGGTGTGCACGGCCCCGGCGGACGCCCGCCCGCGGGGCGTCCCGGCGGCACGCCGGGAGGTGCCAAGCCGCCCGGCACCCCGCTCCTGATCGGTGTGGGGATCGCGGGTGCGGCCCTCGGCGTGATCATCGGCGTCGTCGTCACCGCCGGCCTGCAGGCCGACGCCAATCAGGCGATCACGAACGCCGAGCAGATCCAGGCCGAGGTCGCGGCCGAGCGCGAGCAGCTCGACCAGGACCTCGCGCAGCTCAAGGAGCAGCGCAACGAGGTCGCGAAGCGGGAACAGGAGCTCAGCAAGCGCGAGACGGAGCTCACCAAGAACGAGCGCGAGCTGAACGAGCAGCGGGAACAGCAGCAGCAGGAGCAGCAGGAGAACGAAGAGGAGTGGGAGGAGGAGAACAACGGCAACGGGAACGACGGTTTCCAGTTCTTCTTCACCTGTGACGACGTGCGCGCGGCGGGCCGCGCGCCGCTCCCCGACTCCGACCCGAGCTACCGCTGGGATCTCGACCGGAACGGCAACGGCCTGGCCTGCGAGGACGGCGAGTAG
- a CDS encoding MetS family NSS transporter small subunit codes for MNASAIALMVVSLLLVWGGLGVSIAMLVARPERTEWPDGETGGDEQNS; via the coding sequence ATGAACGCGAGCGCGATCGCTCTGATGGTGGTGTCGCTGCTGCTCGTGTGGGGAGGCCTGGGCGTCAGCATCGCCATGCTCGTGGCCCGGCCGGAACGGACGGAGTGGCCGGACGGCGAGACCGGCGGCGACGAGCAGAACTCCTGA
- a CDS encoding sensor histidine kinase — protein sequence MDDVMLEGLVLSAGVAAAVGAVGAVGVFAVARRRAAAAAVLAPLVVVVSVAAGVYASVRAMFLSDKDSTTVLLLLAAAIPVALGVGMVLAVRIWRIAAEAAAITAARARDREIEAGRREMVAWVSHDLRTPLAAVRVLAEALEDDVGDEAETVRRIQAENHRMSGMVDDLLALSRLQSPALVLRAQLVDLRDLVSDAVAAIRPLADARDVRVVEADGDGALATVDAREVARAVANLLVNAVRHTPPGGTVTVTAHPAATDPPSRDQRIAVIAVQDECGGIPEADLPRVFDAGWRGTRARTPERASQGGPAAGSGVPHESGGAGLGLAIVRGVADVHGGSASIRNAGPGCVAELRLPAGAGGGTAVGT from the coding sequence GTGGACGACGTGATGCTGGAGGGCCTCGTCCTGTCCGCCGGAGTGGCGGCGGCGGTCGGCGCCGTCGGAGCGGTCGGGGTCTTCGCGGTCGCCCGACGGCGCGCCGCGGCGGCGGCCGTGCTCGCGCCGCTGGTGGTCGTGGTGTCCGTGGCCGCGGGGGTGTACGCGAGCGTGCGCGCCATGTTCTTGTCGGACAAGGACTCCACGACGGTGCTGCTCCTGCTGGCGGCGGCGATCCCGGTGGCACTCGGCGTCGGGATGGTGCTGGCCGTGCGGATCTGGCGGATCGCCGCGGAGGCGGCGGCGATCACGGCGGCCCGGGCACGGGACCGCGAGATCGAGGCGGGACGCCGCGAGATGGTCGCCTGGGTGTCCCACGACCTGCGCACGCCGCTCGCCGCCGTCCGCGTGCTCGCCGAGGCGCTGGAGGACGACGTCGGCGACGAGGCCGAGACGGTGCGCCGCATCCAGGCCGAGAACCACCGGATGTCAGGCATGGTGGACGACCTGCTCGCGCTGTCGCGTCTGCAGTCGCCGGCGCTCGTCCTGCGCGCCCAGCTCGTGGACCTGCGTGACCTGGTCTCCGACGCCGTCGCCGCGATCCGGCCCCTCGCCGACGCACGGGACGTGCGGGTGGTCGAGGCCGACGGCGACGGCGCGCTGGCGACCGTCGATGCCCGCGAGGTTGCCCGCGCTGTGGCGAACTTACTGGTCAACGCGGTACGTCACACGCCCCCCGGCGGAACCGTGACGGTCACCGCGCACCCGGCCGCGACGGACCCGCCGTCCCGGGACCAGCGGATCGCCGTCATCGCGGTGCAGGACGAGTGCGGGGGGATTCCCGAGGCCGACCTGCCGCGGGTCTTCGACGCGGGATGGCGGGGGACGCGCGCCAGAACGCCGGAGCGAGCCTCGCAGGGCGGTCCCGCCGCCGGGTCCGGCGTCCCGCACGAGAGCGGCGGCGCCGGGCTCGGCCTGGCGATCGTCCGCGGGGTCGCGGACGTCCACGGCGGGTCCGCCTCGATCCGGAACGCCGGACCGGGCTGCGTCGCGGAACTGCGGCTTCCCGCCGGGGCCGGAGGCGGGACCGCAGTCGGAACGTGA